In one Arthrobacter jinronghuae genomic region, the following are encoded:
- a CDS encoding ABC transporter substrate-binding protein, with the protein MKNFRHPAAAIAGAAVVALLAVGCGGGDSEAASEDNPLKLTVTTFGTFGYDDLYAEYEEANPGIDIQANNIDRGANAQTDLFTKLAAGSGVSDVVALEEGWLGAVMDVSDQFVDLNEYGAEDIKDNWVDWKYKQGTDADGRVIGYGTDIGPQGLCYNGKLFEEAGLPSDREAVAELFGGDDATWDTYFELGNQYHEKTGKAWYDQSGFVWNSMVNQMKEGYYTADGDLNIEGNDAMKEQFMQLAAGTQAGLSANETKWDWGTGKAFTDGSFATFVCPGWMLGTIQEQLESAGGGADSGWDFADVFPGGASNWGGAFLAVPETSEHKEEAAKLAAWLTAPEQQVKQSAAANNFPSTIEAQEQLAEDATPNPMFNNAPTGAILASRAEGVVAQFKGPDDSVIQEKVFGVALTQLDSGKVDGEGAWNEAVQLLNELVVKD; encoded by the coding sequence GTGAAGAATTTCCGACATCCCGCGGCGGCGATTGCAGGTGCTGCCGTAGTAGCCCTGCTGGCCGTTGGCTGCGGCGGCGGCGACAGCGAAGCTGCCAGTGAAGACAATCCCCTGAAGCTGACCGTCACCACCTTCGGAACCTTCGGCTATGACGATCTGTATGCCGAATACGAGGAAGCCAACCCCGGCATCGACATCCAGGCCAACAACATCGACCGCGGCGCCAATGCGCAGACGGACCTCTTCACCAAGCTGGCGGCCGGTTCCGGCGTCAGCGACGTGGTGGCCCTCGAAGAGGGCTGGCTCGGTGCGGTCATGGACGTCTCGGACCAGTTCGTGGACCTGAACGAGTACGGCGCGGAAGATATCAAGGACAACTGGGTGGACTGGAAGTACAAGCAGGGCACCGACGCCGACGGCCGTGTCATCGGCTACGGCACCGATATCGGACCGCAGGGCCTGTGCTACAACGGCAAGCTGTTCGAGGAAGCCGGCCTGCCGAGCGACCGCGAAGCCGTAGCGGAACTCTTCGGCGGCGACGACGCAACCTGGGACACCTACTTCGAACTTGGCAACCAGTACCACGAGAAGACCGGCAAGGCCTGGTACGACCAGTCCGGATTCGTCTGGAACTCCATGGTGAACCAGATGAAGGAGGGCTACTACACTGCCGACGGTGACTTGAACATCGAAGGCAATGACGCCATGAAGGAACAGTTCATGCAGCTTGCTGCCGGAACCCAGGCAGGCCTCTCCGCCAACGAAACCAAGTGGGACTGGGGAACCGGCAAGGCGTTCACTGACGGCTCCTTCGCCACCTTCGTGTGCCCGGGCTGGATGCTGGGCACCATCCAGGAACAGCTGGAATCGGCCGGCGGCGGCGCGGACTCGGGCTGGGACTTCGCCGATGTCTTCCCCGGCGGTGCATCGAACTGGGGCGGCGCGTTCCTGGCAGTCCCCGAAACCTCCGAGCACAAGGAGGAAGCGGCGAAACTCGCAGCCTGGCTCACCGCTCCCGAGCAGCAGGTGAAGCAGTCGGCGGCCGCCAACAACTTCCCCAGCACCATTGAGGCGCAGGAACAGCTGGCGGAGGATGCAACTCCCAATCCGATGTTCAACAACGCCCCGACCGGCGCGATCCTGGCTTCCCGCGCAGAAGGCGTGGTCGCCCAGTTCAAGGGCCCGGACGATTCGGTAATCCAGGAAAAGGTCTTCGGTGTGGCACTGACCCAGCTTGATTCGGGCAAGGTCGACGGCGAGGGTGCCTGGAATGAAGCAGTTCAACTCCTGAACGAGCTGGTAGTCAAGGACTAG
- a CDS encoding carbohydrate ABC transporter permease codes for MTVTMKPPAPAAPPEKIKPTFRQRLNVWDVKASPYLYISPFFVLFALVGLFPLVYTFYVSLYDWHLLKGQGDFIGLGNFAEVLADRFFWNSLFNTMSIFLLSAIPQLAGALVIAAVLDQNIRGKTFWRMSVLIPYVVTPVAVALIFTYMFNEQHGLINSVLSNFGIDPIMWRTETFPSHVAVASMVNWRWTGYNALILLAAMQAVPRDIYESAAIDGAGAIRRFFSITLPSIRPTMIFVVITSTIGGLQIFTEPRLFDPTYAGGPEREFQTTVLYLWEMAFQRQDFGAASAIAWLLFLIIILFGVLNLALSRRIASSDGKRQRRRPAVKGKQK; via the coding sequence ATGACCGTAACCATGAAGCCGCCCGCGCCCGCCGCGCCGCCGGAGAAAATCAAACCCACGTTTAGGCAGCGCCTGAACGTCTGGGACGTCAAAGCCTCTCCCTACCTGTACATTTCACCGTTTTTCGTGCTCTTCGCACTGGTGGGCCTGTTTCCGCTGGTCTACACGTTCTACGTTTCGCTGTACGACTGGCACCTCCTGAAGGGCCAGGGCGACTTTATCGGACTGGGGAACTTCGCCGAGGTCCTCGCCGACCGCTTCTTCTGGAACTCGCTTTTCAACACGATGAGCATTTTCCTGCTCTCGGCGATTCCGCAGCTGGCGGGCGCCCTGGTGATAGCCGCAGTCCTTGACCAGAACATCCGGGGCAAGACGTTCTGGCGCATGAGCGTGCTCATCCCCTACGTGGTGACGCCGGTTGCCGTAGCCCTGATTTTCACCTACATGTTCAACGAGCAGCATGGCCTCATTAACAGCGTGCTGAGCAACTTCGGCATAGATCCGATCATGTGGCGGACCGAAACCTTTCCCAGCCACGTGGCGGTGGCATCCATGGTCAACTGGCGGTGGACCGGCTACAACGCGCTGATCCTCCTGGCCGCCATGCAGGCAGTTCCGCGCGATATTTACGAATCCGCCGCTATCGACGGAGCCGGTGCCATCCGGCGCTTCTTCAGCATTACCCTGCCGAGCATCCGGCCCACCATGATCTTCGTGGTCATCACCTCCACGATCGGAGGACTGCAGATCTTCACCGAGCCGCGCCTCTTCGATCCCACGTATGCCGGCGGCCCGGAGCGCGAGTTCCAGACCACCGTTCTTTACCTGTGGGAGATGGCCTTCCAGCGGCAGGATTTCGGAGCTGCATCGGCCATTGCCTGGCTGCTGTTCCTCATCATCATTCTTTTCGGAGTCCTCAATCTGGCCTTGTCCAGGCGGATAGCGTCATCCGACGGCAAACGGCAGCGCCGCCGGCCCGCAGTGAAAGGGAAGCAAAAGTGA
- the uvrB gene encoding excinuclease ABC subunit UvrB, with amino-acid sequence MSLAQDIKRVVAPFEVISDYKPAGDQPTAIKELAERINAGEKDVVLLGATGTGKSATAAWLVEQVQRPTLVMVQNKTLAAQLANEFRELLPNNAVEYFVSYYDYYQPEAYVPQTDTFIEKDSSINEEVERLRHSATNALLTRRDVIVVATVSCIYGLGTPEEYIEAMVTLRRGQQMNRDDLLRRFVAMQYVRNDMDFHRGTFRVRGDTVEIIPMYEENAIRVEFFGDEIENIYTLHPLTGDVIHEETEMYVFPASHYVAGEDRMHRAIRQIEDELQVRLKELESQNKLVEAQRLRMRTTYDLEMMQQMGFCNGIENYSRHIDGRGPGTAPHCLLDYFPDDFLLVVDESHVTIPQIGAMYEGDMSRKRTLVDHGFRLPSAMDNRPLKWDEFLERIGQTVYMSATPGKYELSKADGYVEQIIRPTGLVDPQVVVKPSKGQIDDLLGEIRTRTERDERVLVTTLTKRMAEDLTGYLLEHGVKVEYLHSDVDTLRRVELLRELRMGTFDVLVGINLLREGLDLPEVSLVSILDADKEGFLRSSTSLIQTIGRAARNVSGEVHMYADRITDSMAKAIDETNRRREIQVAYNKKHGVDPQPLRKKIADITDQLAREDADTKALLAEAAKQKTKGKGKGVRKDGLAAAPAEDLTSLIASMTEQMHAAAAELQFELAARLRDEVGDLKKELRQMQAAGHA; translated from the coding sequence ATGAGTCTTGCGCAGGACATCAAGAGAGTCGTGGCACCGTTTGAGGTCATCAGTGACTACAAGCCCGCCGGTGACCAGCCCACCGCCATCAAGGAACTGGCCGAGCGGATCAATGCCGGCGAGAAGGACGTTGTGCTGCTCGGTGCCACCGGTACCGGTAAGAGCGCGACGGCGGCCTGGCTGGTGGAGCAGGTGCAGCGGCCCACGCTGGTAATGGTGCAGAACAAGACGCTGGCCGCCCAGCTGGCCAACGAGTTCCGGGAGCTGCTGCCCAACAACGCGGTGGAGTACTTCGTCTCCTACTACGACTACTACCAGCCCGAAGCCTATGTCCCGCAGACGGACACCTTCATCGAGAAGGATTCCTCCATCAATGAGGAAGTCGAACGCCTGCGCCACTCGGCCACCAATGCCCTGCTGACCCGGCGCGACGTCATCGTGGTGGCGACCGTGTCCTGCATTTACGGCCTGGGCACCCCGGAAGAGTACATCGAGGCGATGGTGACCCTGCGCCGGGGCCAGCAGATGAACCGCGATGACCTGCTGCGCCGGTTCGTAGCCATGCAGTACGTCCGCAATGACATGGACTTCCACCGCGGCACCTTCCGCGTCCGCGGCGACACCGTGGAAATCATCCCGATGTACGAAGAGAACGCGATCCGCGTTGAATTCTTCGGCGACGAGATCGAGAACATCTACACCCTTCATCCGCTGACCGGCGACGTCATCCATGAAGAGACGGAGATGTACGTTTTCCCGGCGTCGCACTACGTGGCCGGCGAGGACCGGATGCACCGTGCCATCCGCCAGATCGAGGACGAGCTCCAGGTGCGGCTGAAGGAACTGGAATCGCAGAACAAGCTGGTGGAAGCGCAGCGGCTGCGGATGCGGACCACCTATGACCTCGAAATGATGCAGCAGATGGGCTTCTGCAACGGCATCGAGAACTACTCGCGGCACATCGACGGCCGCGGCCCGGGCACCGCCCCGCACTGCCTGCTGGACTACTTCCCGGACGACTTCCTGCTGGTGGTGGACGAATCCCACGTCACCATTCCGCAGATCGGTGCCATGTACGAAGGCGACATGTCCCGCAAGCGCACCCTGGTGGACCACGGCTTCCGGCTGCCCTCGGCCATGGACAACCGCCCGCTCAAGTGGGACGAGTTCCTGGAGCGGATCGGCCAGACCGTGTACATGTCCGCCACCCCCGGCAAGTACGAACTGTCCAAGGCGGACGGCTACGTGGAACAGATCATCCGGCCCACCGGCCTGGTGGACCCGCAGGTGGTGGTGAAGCCCAGCAAGGGCCAGATCGATGACCTGCTCGGCGAGATCCGCACCCGTACCGAACGGGATGAACGCGTCCTGGTGACCACCCTGACCAAGCGGATGGCAGAGGACCTGACCGGCTATCTGCTGGAGCACGGGGTCAAGGTGGAATACCTGCACTCCGACGTCGACACGCTGCGCCGCGTGGAGCTGCTCCGCGAACTGCGGATGGGCACCTTCGACGTGCTGGTCGGCATTAACCTGCTCCGGGAAGGCCTCGACCTTCCCGAGGTGTCCCTGGTCAGCATCCTCGACGCCGACAAGGAGGGCTTCCTGCGTTCCTCCACCTCGCTGATCCAGACCATCGGCCGTGCCGCCCGTAACGTCTCGGGCGAGGTGCACATGTACGCGGACCGGATTACCGACTCCATGGCCAAGGCCATCGACGAGACCAACCGCCGCCGCGAGATCCAGGTGGCGTACAACAAGAAGCACGGCGTGGACCCGCAGCCGCTGCGCAAGAAGATCGCGGACATCACGGACCAGCTGGCCCGCGAGGACGCCGACACCAAGGCTCTCCTGGCGGAGGCGGCCAAGCAGAAGACGAAGGGCAAGGGCAAGGGGGTCCGGAAGGACGGTCTGGCAGCTGCCCCCGCCGAGGACCTCACCAGCCTGATCGCGTCCATGACCGAGCAGATGCATGCCGCTGCGGCCGAGCTGCAGTTCGAATTGGCGGCCCGGCTGCGCGACGAGGTGGGGGACCTGAAGAAGGAACTGCGGCAGATGCAGGCCGCCGGGCACGCCTAG
- a CDS encoding GNAT family N-acetyltransferase, with amino-acid sequence MQIRPARREDVPVILELIHDLAIYEKEPHAVKNTVQALEANLFGEHPAIFAHVAVDRGAVQGFALWFLNYSTWEGVHGIYLEDLYVRPEARARGIGKALLRTLAETAVERGYARVEWCVLNWNEPSIGFYKSLGALPQDDWTTFRLTGDALASFGASPEAAK; translated from the coding sequence ATGCAGATCCGTCCCGCACGCCGGGAAGACGTCCCCGTCATCCTCGAGCTGATCCATGACCTGGCCATCTACGAAAAAGAGCCGCACGCGGTGAAGAACACCGTTCAGGCGCTGGAAGCTAACCTCTTCGGCGAGCATCCGGCCATCTTCGCCCATGTGGCGGTGGACCGGGGCGCGGTGCAGGGCTTCGCTCTCTGGTTCCTGAACTACTCCACGTGGGAGGGCGTGCACGGCATCTACCTCGAGGACCTCTACGTCCGGCCCGAAGCGCGGGCCAGGGGCATCGGGAAGGCGCTGCTGCGCACGCTGGCGGAAACCGCCGTCGAGCGCGGCTACGCCCGGGTCGAGTGGTGCGTGCTGAACTGGAACGAGCCCTCCATCGGCTTCTACAAGTCCCTGGGTGCCCTCCCGCAGGACGACTGGACCACCTTCCGGCTCACCGGCGACGCGCTGGCCTCCTTCGGCGCCTCCCCGGAGGCGGCGAAGTGA
- a CDS encoding IMPACT family protein has translation MSDIDAAAGRYTTVAREHRAELEIRRSRFITVLRRTETEEQARALVADLRREFHDARHHCSAFVLGPAREVQRSSDDGEPSGTAGIPMLEALTKRETFNGATDLSDITAVTVRYFGGILLGAGGLVRAYSESVSSALDTAPLLRRRRMQLYGIPAGHSAAGRLENDLRTAGISVLGTDYLAAGASINVALPDTPDALAAFHARLASLTAGASEPVPLGTEWIDRD, from the coding sequence GTGAGCGATATCGACGCGGCGGCGGGGCGCTACACCACCGTCGCCCGTGAACACCGCGCTGAACTTGAAATCCGACGCTCACGCTTCATCACCGTGCTGCGCCGCACCGAAACCGAAGAGCAGGCGCGCGCCCTGGTGGCGGACCTGCGCCGCGAGTTCCACGATGCCCGGCACCACTGCAGCGCCTTCGTGCTGGGCCCCGCGCGCGAGGTCCAACGCTCCAGCGACGACGGCGAACCGTCCGGCACCGCCGGTATCCCGATGCTGGAAGCGCTCACCAAACGGGAGACCTTCAACGGAGCGACCGACCTCAGCGACATCACCGCCGTGACCGTCCGCTACTTCGGCGGGATCCTGCTCGGTGCGGGCGGGCTGGTGCGTGCCTACTCCGAGTCCGTCTCCTCGGCCCTCGACACCGCGCCCCTGCTGCGGCGCCGGCGGATGCAGCTTTACGGCATCCCGGCCGGGCACTCAGCGGCCGGACGGTTGGAAAACGACCTCCGGACCGCAGGCATCAGTGTGCTGGGCACCGATTATTTGGCCGCCGGTGCCTCCATCAACGTTGCCCTGCCGGACACCCCCGACGCCCTGGCTGCCTTCCATGCCAGGCTCGCTTCCCTGACCGCCGGAGCCTCCGAACCGGTCCCCCTCGGAACAGAATGGATCGACCGTGACTGA
- a CDS encoding carbohydrate ABC transporter permease, translated as MSIVEKTAPRTQPRAPRRRPALRHRILGNGLRPGYLTYGLLLAFFIGSAYPLWWSAVVGSRSNEALSLTWPPLLPGGNFWKNVAEVFDTIPFWTALWNSILISTIITVSVVMFSTLAGYAFAKLRFRGNNGLMVAVVATMAIPTQLGIIPLFMVMRHYGWTGDIGAVIIPTLVTAFGVFFMRQYLVDVIPDELIESARMDGANMIKTFWHVALPAARPAMAILSLFTFMSAWTDFLWPMLVLDAGNPTLQTALSQLQSNRYTDYAVVLTGAVLATIPLLILFAVAGKQLISGIMQGAVKG; from the coding sequence GTGAGTATCGTCGAAAAGACCGCGCCGAGGACCCAACCGCGGGCCCCGCGCCGCCGCCCGGCGCTGCGGCACCGGATCCTGGGCAACGGCCTTCGCCCCGGCTATCTGACCTACGGCCTGCTGCTCGCTTTCTTCATCGGTTCCGCCTACCCGCTGTGGTGGTCCGCAGTGGTGGGCAGCCGGTCCAATGAAGCGCTGAGCCTTACCTGGCCTCCGTTGCTGCCAGGCGGGAATTTCTGGAAGAACGTTGCCGAGGTATTCGACACCATTCCGTTCTGGACGGCGTTGTGGAACAGCATCCTGATCTCGACCATCATCACTGTTTCCGTCGTGATGTTCTCCACCTTGGCGGGGTACGCCTTCGCGAAGCTGCGTTTCCGCGGGAACAACGGGCTGATGGTCGCAGTGGTGGCAACCATGGCCATTCCGACCCAGCTCGGAATCATTCCCCTGTTTATGGTGATGCGGCACTACGGCTGGACCGGTGATATCGGTGCCGTCATCATCCCGACGCTCGTGACGGCCTTCGGCGTGTTCTTTATGCGCCAGTACCTGGTGGATGTCATTCCGGACGAACTGATCGAGTCCGCGCGGATGGACGGCGCCAACATGATCAAGACGTTCTGGCATGTGGCCCTGCCCGCGGCGAGGCCGGCAATGGCCATCCTCAGCCTGTTTACGTTTATGTCTGCGTGGACGGACTTCCTGTGGCCGATGCTTGTACTCGACGCCGGCAACCCCACCCTCCAGACCGCTCTAAGCCAGCTGCAGTCCAACCGGTATACCGACTACGCGGTGGTCCTTACCGGTGCCGTGCTGGCAACCATTCCCCTGCTCATCCTTTTCGCGGTGGCAGGAAAACAACTTATATCCGGAATCATGCAGGGAGCAGTGAAGGGTTAA
- the coaE gene encoding dephospho-CoA kinase, whose translation MLKVGLTGGIAAGKSLVARTLVQCGAVLVDADALAREVVEPGTEGMAAVVEAFGPRILAADGSLDRPALAAVVFGDEERRAVLNGIIHPLVRARAAQLAAEAPPDGILVQDIPLLVETGQAGNFDFVLVVEAPEDVRLDRMVRMRGMDPEAARARIAAQATPEQRAEAADVVLHNTGTPEELVSAVRRLWETRLVPLNEARSRAGR comes from the coding sequence ATGCTCAAGGTTGGACTCACCGGCGGGATTGCTGCCGGAAAATCCCTGGTCGCGCGGACCCTCGTCCAGTGCGGCGCCGTGCTGGTGGACGCCGATGCCCTGGCCCGTGAAGTGGTGGAGCCGGGCACGGAAGGCATGGCCGCCGTCGTCGAGGCCTTCGGCCCTCGGATCCTGGCCGCTGACGGCTCGCTGGACCGCCCGGCGCTGGCCGCAGTGGTCTTCGGCGACGAGGAACGCCGCGCCGTGCTGAACGGCATCATCCATCCGCTGGTCCGGGCGCGGGCAGCGCAGCTTGCGGCGGAGGCCCCGCCGGACGGGATCCTGGTCCAGGACATCCCGTTGCTGGTGGAAACCGGCCAGGCCGGGAACTTCGATTTTGTCCTCGTGGTCGAGGCACCCGAGGATGTCCGGCTGGACCGCATGGTCCGGATGCGGGGGATGGATCCCGAGGCCGCACGCGCCCGCATCGCGGCGCAGGCAACTCCCGAACAGCGGGCGGAGGCGGCCGACGTCGTCCTGCACAACACCGGCACGCCCGAGGAACTGGTGTCCGCCGTACGCCGGCTGTGGGAGACCCGGCTGGTGCCGCTGAACGAGGCGCGGAGCCGGGCTGGACGCTAG
- a CDS encoding class I SAM-dependent methyltransferase — MTDPAPGRTDFDFSRLRRRPDVEAPNLQAWDAADTLLLDTAAPDLSGAANPDQPGVVVIGDSYGALTLGAAARHGLRRLRVHQDPLSGEQALDANAADLGLPDVFSHHALTAPLAEGARLVLLRLPRSLAALEEIAALIAANAAPDVTVYAGGRVKHMTPAMNEVLARYFGSVTAGLGRQKSRVLTAASPLPPEQLPEPAFPVSQRHDVGLAQPLELWAYGAAFGGTALDPGTRFLLPHLAQARAARRAVDLGCGTGTIAAYLALTRPDLTVLATDQSAAAAASAARTLAANGVADRAVVTRADALGPLPDRSEELVVLNPPFHIGAAVHAGIALKLFADAGRVLQPGGELWTVWNSHLLYKPALARLVGPTREVARNPKFTVTVSTRR, encoded by the coding sequence GTGACTGACCCCGCACCGGGCCGGACCGACTTCGACTTTTCCCGCCTGCGCCGCAGGCCGGACGTCGAAGCCCCCAACCTGCAGGCCTGGGACGCCGCCGACACCCTTCTGCTGGACACGGCCGCGCCGGACCTTTCCGGAGCAGCAAACCCGGACCAGCCCGGCGTCGTCGTCATCGGCGATTCCTACGGCGCGCTCACGCTCGGAGCCGCGGCCCGGCATGGACTGCGACGCCTGCGTGTCCACCAGGATCCGCTGAGCGGCGAACAGGCGCTTGATGCCAACGCCGCGGACCTGGGGTTGCCGGACGTTTTCAGCCACCATGCCCTCACGGCGCCGCTGGCCGAAGGCGCCCGCCTGGTGCTGCTGCGGCTCCCCCGCTCGCTTGCCGCCCTGGAAGAGATCGCTGCGCTGATCGCGGCCAACGCCGCACCGGATGTGACGGTCTACGCCGGCGGACGGGTCAAACACATGACCCCGGCCATGAACGAGGTCCTCGCCCGCTACTTCGGCTCCGTCACCGCCGGGCTCGGCCGGCAGAAATCCAGGGTCCTGACGGCGGCCTCGCCCCTTCCGCCGGAGCAGCTCCCGGAACCGGCCTTTCCGGTCTCCCAACGGCACGACGTCGGCCTGGCGCAGCCGCTGGAACTCTGGGCCTACGGCGCTGCGTTCGGCGGAACTGCACTGGATCCCGGCACCCGGTTCCTGCTGCCACACCTGGCCCAGGCCCGCGCGGCCCGGCGCGCCGTGGACCTTGGCTGCGGGACCGGCACCATTGCCGCCTACCTCGCACTGACCAGGCCGGACCTCACGGTGCTGGCCACCGACCAGTCAGCCGCTGCTGCCGCCTCCGCCGCCCGCACCCTGGCCGCCAACGGCGTGGCGGACCGCGCCGTCGTCACCCGGGCCGATGCGCTGGGCCCGCTGCCGGACCGCTCGGAAGAACTGGTGGTCCTGAACCCGCCGTTCCACATCGGTGCCGCGGTACATGCCGGCATCGCGCTCAAGCTTTTTGCCGATGCCGGACGTGTCCTGCAGCCCGGCGGGGAGCTCTGGACGGTTTGGAACAGCCACCTGTTGTATAAGCCCGCCCTGGCCAGGCTGGTCGGTCCCACCCGTGAAGTGGCCCGCAACCCGAAGTTCACGGTCACGGTCAGCACCCGGCGCTAA
- a CDS encoding alpha/beta fold hydrolase: MNVTDHWFTVPLDHAVPDGETITVFAREYVDAELPAAEAQELPWLLYLQGGPGGKGNRLLQFGGWTKAASKHFRILMLDQRGTGLSTPADRQTLPLRGDAAAQAEYLTRFRADSIVADAELTRQALGSGPWSTYGQSYGGFCTLSYLSFAPQGLRECLITGGLAPLTGPADRVYEATFRRVAARNAEYFSRYPEDRETTTRIARHLESVPEFLPSGERLSVRRFQMAGSYLGGNTRVDGLHYLLQEAFIPTPAGERLSDTFLEAVHGLVSRAANPLYAVMHESIYGQGEATNWAAERVLKSFPEFEPTAPEPLFTGEMVYPWYFDEDPALVPLRDTAELLARKSDWDPLYDAGQLARNTVPVAAAVYTDDIYVDRDLSLETAGAVKGLQAWETADFHHDGIADDGEAIFNRLLDMVRGQDA, translated from the coding sequence ATGAACGTGACGGACCACTGGTTCACGGTGCCGCTGGACCACGCGGTTCCGGACGGGGAGACCATTACCGTCTTTGCCCGCGAATACGTCGACGCCGAACTGCCCGCCGCCGAAGCGCAGGAGCTGCCGTGGCTGCTGTACCTGCAGGGCGGTCCGGGCGGCAAGGGCAACCGGCTGCTGCAGTTCGGCGGCTGGACGAAGGCCGCTTCCAAGCACTTCCGGATCCTGATGCTGGACCAGCGCGGGACCGGGCTCTCCACGCCGGCGGACCGGCAGACCCTGCCGCTGCGCGGAGACGCCGCGGCGCAGGCCGAGTACCTCACCCGTTTCCGGGCCGATTCCATCGTCGCGGACGCCGAGCTCACCCGGCAGGCGCTCGGCTCGGGTCCCTGGAGTACCTACGGGCAGAGCTACGGCGGCTTCTGCACCCTGAGCTATCTGTCCTTCGCGCCCCAGGGGCTGCGCGAATGCCTCATCACCGGCGGGCTGGCACCCCTGACTGGTCCGGCGGACCGGGTCTACGAGGCAACCTTCCGGCGGGTGGCCGCACGCAACGCCGAGTACTTCTCCCGCTACCCCGAGGACCGGGAAACCACTACGCGGATTGCCCGGCACCTCGAGTCCGTCCCGGAGTTCCTGCCCTCCGGGGAACGGCTGAGCGTACGGCGTTTCCAGATGGCCGGCTCCTATCTGGGCGGCAACACGCGGGTAGACGGCCTGCATTACCTGCTGCAGGAAGCCTTCATTCCCACCCCGGCCGGGGAACGCCTCTCCGACACCTTCCTGGAGGCCGTCCACGGGCTGGTCAGCCGGGCGGCGAATCCGCTGTACGCGGTGATGCACGAGTCCATCTACGGCCAGGGCGAAGCCACCAACTGGGCTGCGGAGCGCGTGCTGAAGTCCTTCCCCGAGTTCGAGCCCACGGCACCCGAGCCGCTCTTCACCGGTGAGATGGTCTACCCCTGGTACTTCGACGAGGACCCGGCACTGGTCCCGCTTCGCGACACAGCAGAATTGCTGGCCCGGAAGTCCGACTGGGACCCCCTCTACGACGCCGGCCAACTGGCCCGGAACACCGTGCCCGTGGCCGCCGCCGTCTACACGGACGACATTTACGTGGACCGGGACCTCTCCCTGGAGACTGCCGGTGCCGTGAAGGGACTTCAGGCCTGGGAAACCGCGGATTTCCACCATGACGGCATTGCGGACGACGGCGAGGCCATCTTCAACCGCCTGCTGGACATGGTCCGCGGCCAGGACGCATAG